The proteins below are encoded in one region of Carcharodon carcharias isolate sCarCar2 chromosome 2, sCarCar2.pri, whole genome shotgun sequence:
- the LOC121269393 gene encoding uracil nucleotide/cysteinyl leukotriene receptor-like, with amino-acid sequence MAYSIILSNTSGQQCAQESSEENLFFSSFYGVVFVLAFVGNILAVWVFSCDKNANTTTNIYLMHLAVADLSYVLILPMRMVYHLSQNHWPFGEVPCRITGFLFYLNMYASIIFLTGISADRFLAIVYPVRSMRIRKPLYANVVCVVLWVVIVVGVAPMLGAPQTLQAGNTTTMCLQLYREKTSSFALVPLTVGFVVPFVITVTCYLLIIRSLRRGNRIERHLKDKAIKMIILVLTIFLICFVPYHINRYVYILFTSTAQSSCRDRKLIALSNRITSCLTSLNSCLDPVVYFFVGEKFRERFCHFVCGQRKRAQSVSHETKTNESSLSGKSEL; translated from the coding sequence ATGGCTTATTCCATCATCCTCAGCAATACCAGTGGTCAGCAGTGTGCCCAGGAGAGCAGCGAAGAGAATCTGTTCTTCTCCTCCTTCTACGGGGTGGTTTTCGTGCTGGCTTTTGTTGGCAACATTCTTGCCGTGTGGGTTTTCTCCTGCGATAAGAATGCTAACACAACCACTAACATCTACCTGATGCACCTGGCAGTGGCCGATCTCTCTTACGTGCTGATCCTGCCCATGCGGATGGTCTACCACCTGAGCCAGAACCATTGGCCGTTCGGTGAGGTACCCTGTCGTATCACTGGCTTCCTCTTTTACCTGAACATGTATGCCAGCATCATCTTCCTGACCGGCATCAGTGCCGATCGCTTCCTGGCCATTGTGTACCCGGTTAGGTCCATGCGCATCCGGAAGCCACTCTACGCCAACGTGGTCTGCGTCGTCTTGTGGGTGGTCATCGTGGTGGGGGTGGCGCCAATGCTCGGGGCGCCACAAACCCTCCAGGcaggcaacaccaccaccatgtGCCTCCAGCTGTACCGGGAGAAGACCTCCAGCTTCGCCCTGGTGCCCCTCACGGTGGGGTTCGTCGTTCCATTTGTGATCACGGTGACCTGTTATTTACTGATCATCCGCAGCCTCCGCAGGGGGAACCGCATCGAGAGGCACTTGAAGGACAAGGCCATCAAAATGATCATCCTGGTGCTCACTATCTTCCTCATCTGTTTCGTGCCTTACCACATCAACCGGTACGTTTACATCCTGTTCACCAGCACCGCCCAATCCAGCTGTCGAGACAGGAAGCTTATTGCTCTCAGTAATCGCATCACCTCCTGCCTAACCAGCCTCAACAGCTGTCTCGACCCCGTCGTTTACTTTTTTGTGGGGGAGAAGTTTCGAGAGCGGTTCTGTCACTTTGTCTGCGGCCAGAGGAAACGAGCACAGTCCGTCAGCCATGAGACCAAAACAAACGAGAGCTCCCTCAGCGGCAAGTCTGAGCTGTAG